CACCGCTTCCCTGACCTCGGGTAAATCAATTTTTCGAGCCATCTGTCTGGAGCTGGCGCTCACAGGAGACGCCAGTGACTTCCTATGTGCTTCCAACGCCTTCTGCTGCCAGTAGAACGCTTCTAAATGCTGTCTGGTCTTTTGTTTCGAAGGTGACAAAGGTCCGCTATTAATGCTCGATGTTCCCCGTTGTCCATACATTGGTTCGCAGATTTTCTGAACGTACATCGTTTCTGGCCGAGACTCTTGCTGCTGTGAAACACTTTGCTCTTCTACGCCAACCCTATTTGCGTTTCGTGCTAATTGAATTTCCACCTGACGAGAAGCAACAGCATTTTGCGAATGATGAGTCTGCTCTCGATGATGATGATTTTCTTTGGACCCTGACTCGGTCAAATGGACAGACTTCTGCGTGTTTGGTTGCACTTCTTTCAGTGGACTCGTACGAGCTTCGCTTGGCTGCTGTGGACTCGCTTGTGGAGAAGACGTGTGTGCTTGAACCCAAGCCACTCTGTCATCGCCGTCGTTCCTATTTACATTATCCGATCTATGGTTTATGTTTTCCGGCGAATGAATTCTTGGAGAGCTAACAACCGCGTTTCTTTGACTTTTGTATCCGTAAATGGGCTCTGGTCTCGGTATTTCTGTATTAAAGTCTCCATTGGCCCCTGCAGTGCCTTTAGTCATAGTAGCATCCTTATTTGGACTGGAATCTTGGTTACGTTGATCCACGGAATTAACGTTAACAAGTTTACGGGGTGTGTTCGTCATGTGAACAGGTGATTCTATAGCGCAGCGTCTGGAGTCGTTCGAAGGACGTGGTATTCTCGTCTCGCAGGTGGTTTCTCTTTTCGGAGAAGCTATCAGAATCTGCTCGTTGGGCTGAGCTCTCCTGGAAGCTGGTAGACGTTGTCGCGATCCAAAGGGAGAAATCGGTTTGCCTTGGCTTCCGCTAGGGGAAGTCGGACCACGATTCGATTCCTCGCGATTATTCGCTTCTCCAGCTTGCCTTTCATCCTCGCGTTTTTCATTCACCAGATTTTCTCTCGGCGAAACAGGTCTTTCTCCTCTCGAACGAGTTCTCTGAGACGGGGAAACTCTCTTGTCCAAAGAGTCTTCGATCGAACGGTCGAGTTGCTTAGCATTGGCCGAATTCTCTTGGCAAGGAGAAGGCGAGGCAGGAGTCTCGTCATAAATCCTCTCATCCATGCATCTAGTCGACGATCTGGAGGGCGATTTCTCATTTTCGTAGATCCCTTCTTGCCTAGAATCTTCCTCGTCGAACTCGCGTCCATTGGGAGACCCACTATTTCGAGGcgaatgtaaataatattcgcCGCTCTTCGAACTGGATGGCGAGAATTCGCTTTTCTGGCTAGAATTGGGTGTGCAACTGGAATCCCCGTAATCTCCAGATTTTTGACTGGACCCCGAGGAAAGATACTTGGGGGATCTACCTACCAAAGGAGCTCTGTGATTCTGATTTACTATCGGCTGCCTAGTAATCTTCACCTGTGCAGACACAGACTTCAAAATCAGGCCAGGAGGATTGTCATTTTCGTACAATCCAGGTTCGTTCAGGTATTCCGGCGGCTTATCGTACGCGTTCTTTCCATATCTGGCAATTTGCTCTTGCCTTTCCTCTTGCTCCTCCAAATAGTTCTCGTAGTTGGCCAATTCGGTCCTTGAGTGAGGTATCGCGGGCAACGGTCGATCCATCGGATGAATGGCCCTGGGCCTAACTAGGTACCTCTCGCTAGGTGGAGCAGAGATCCTTCCAGAAGGTGCGTGATTCCTCTGAAAGAAGTAAGGCGGTCTACTCGCGTGATTCGGCTCCTGCAGACTGTGTTTTCGTTCCAGCTGGCCGTATCGCTGGCCGCATCTCTGGCTAAATTCCTCGCGCTTCTGCCTCTGCTCGAATTTCCTGATGTCGGGCGAGATTCCCAGCTGCGCGTTCCGCTCGTTCCACCTTTCGTCCGGAGCGATAGAGCTTAGACTGGAATCAGTCGTGTAAGATCTCGGAGCTCCGCTTCGATCGCGTAACAGACCTTCGTGATCCTCGTCTCTGGCTAGGTGATCCGGGGTGCTCGTTATGGGTCCTTGATCCGGAAAGAGCTCGCGCTTAATTTCGTCCAGCCTCTCTTCGATTATCGACCCGTTCAGGCTGTTGTCCAACTTCACGTTCCTCTTTATATCTTCGTTCAGATTCATCGTGTCAGGAGACCTGGTGTAGTTCCCGTTTTGCTGGTAACGAGCAAAGTGTCTGTCGTCgggcctctttctctctttagaCTCCTTCTTCTTGTAGTCTTTTCGAGAATCCTTCGGAGAGAAGAAACCAGGCAGCAGACGACGAAGGcccagtttcttcttttgtttctcCTCTTTCTTCGTGCGAGAGGAAGTGCCCGCCTCCATGGTGAACTCTCTTATCAGATTCGCGTAGCCGTCTGTTTTACAACTCTCTCTAACTAACGCAAAATCAACGCTGTCTGTGTTCGTGGAACTCGAAATTTTCTCGCTTTCGATCCTCGGTTGTTCTGTGAAACTCTTGGCTGTCTCGTTCCTAGGATTCCAGAATTCCTTCGACAATAAATACACGGACTCGTTCCACAGATTAGAAGCTCCCAACTCTATCTCTTTTCGCCGATCAACTTCCACATTGTCAGAGTCATTCTCGATTCTCTCGTTCTCCTTTTCTCTGATGTCCTCGTCCAAAGACTTGATCCTGTCCTCGAGACAGGAATCCGAGTCGACCGTACTGAGCGTGCTGTCAGCGAGAATTTCCTCGCAAGTTCTGTTGCCAggaagatcgatcgatcgttcaaaCTCGGGCCTGCGTTTTCTCTGGTCGAAGAGCGGCGTCTGAGGATCGTAGTCCTCGCTCTCCCTGGAGGAAACACTGCCCAACTCCTCCACGTAAGAGGACTTGGACGATTCCGAGGAGTGACGATCCAATTGGTTCTTCAGGAACTCCCCGGACCACCTCTTCTCCACTTCCAGCACCTTCTCGCTGTAGATAGGCCTCTTCCTCGAGTCTGACTCTTCTTCTACAGTGGAAACAGATTCGCGATTCACGTCCAGCAAACCGTACTCCTCGATCTTCAACCTCTTGTCGAGATTATGCTTCTGCAGAAATTCCTCGTCGAACGTGATTCTACTGGCCAACTTCTCCTGGCCAGGCTCCGCGTCGGATAACTTGAGAGCCCGGTTTTCTCGCGATTCTAGtagtttctttttatatttctgaGCAGTGTTTGCGTCGATTTTCGTGTTCAGGTTCTGTTGCAATACTTCGATGTTTGTTTGGCTCTTCTCTAATCGATTTTTCGCGTCGATCTCTTCTATCTCGTTGTCCTTATCTTCCTTCGTATCTTTATCccgttcttctttctcttcgattTTCCCGCTAGGCTCgttcttccttttattttccGATCTGTCGGCAACAAGTTCGTCTTTCCGCCAATCTTTTCTCGAAATCTTCGTCGGGGTAAGATTTTTCAGTGAAATCGCTATGCTGCCTATAGATGGACTCTTGCTTAATTTAACAGGCTTAATTCTCTTTTCTGTAGTCGTCGATTCCGCGTTTTCTTTTGACGGAGCATCGTTACAGATATCGGTACTGTTAGGTGCAAGAATATCTTCGGGAAGAGAAACACGAAATTTTCTCGAATCCGCCGATTCGTTGGTTTTTGATCGCGAAAACGCTGGCTTACCAGGCTCGGATTTTATCGAAAGTTTCCTTTTCAACGAAGTTTCATTCTTCGTTAAAAGAACCTCGCGAGAACCAGCAGATTCTAAGACGATCTTTTCTACTGTAACTTTGTCTATCGACAGAACTTTCTCTTGCTCCCCTTGATCTTCGCTCTTGGCAGTTTGGTGCGTGGAATCGCGATCGGTTCGCGCGTCCGTGTTCCAGGGATTCTCATCGACGATTTCCTCCGCCGCCTCCATCCTCCTGTACCCAGGAAGCGCAGCTTGCCACCGCCTAGAATTGAAATCAAGCGTTCGTCGAATCTTTCTGTGCATTAGCTAAATTTCGCTGAAACGTTCAGATTACAACAGGAATAGTTATAATGCGCCATAGTTTCTTACTAGCTGTTTATATTTATCGAACAAAGAGGAATAAGTCGCACAAGCATCACCATATAATATTTTAgactatattaaaaaattatttataaaatttataaactaacaaattaataatagagtaaataaaattaatagtattttttaatggaaattaccaatataataattacaattaatattattataaaatatatgcagATATTATATACTGTACGCATTTGACTTGATTTGCTGACCAAGTTGTTCGTCATACTTCGACAACGTAGCGGTCTGACAAACGAGCAACGACACGGTTAACGAGTCCTGCTACTTCATAAGtgttgaagtaactacttcaagaaaaactctacatctttattcaTGTATATCCGTGATCCGGAGACTGCTATCacgcagaaat
This genomic stretch from Bombus vancouverensis nearcticus chromosome 16, iyBomVanc1_principal, whole genome shotgun sequence harbors:
- the LOC117163125 gene encoding uncharacterized protein LOC117163125 isoform X20 translates to MEAAEEIVDENPWNTDARTDRDSTHQTAKSEDQGEQEKVLSIDKVTVEKIVLESAGSREVLLTKNETSLKRKLSIKSEPGKPAFSRSKTNESADSRKFRVSLPEDILAPNSTDICNDAPSKENAESTTTEKRIKPVKLSKSPSIGSIAISLKNLTPTKISRKDWRKDELVADRSENKRKNEPSGKIEEKEERDKDTKEDKDNEIEEIDAKNRLEKSQTNIEVLQQNLNTKIDANTAQKYKKKLLESRENRALKLSDAEPGQEKLASRITFDEEFLQKHNLDKRLKIEEYGLLDVNRESVSTVEEESDSRKRPIYSEKVLEVEKRWSGEFLKNQLDRHSSESSKSSYVEELGSVSSRESEDYDPQTPLFDQRKRRPEFERSIDLPGNRTCEEILADSTLSTVDSDSCLEDRIKSLDEDIREKENERIENDSDNVEVDRRKEIELGASNLWNESVYLLSKEFWNPRNETAKSFTEQPRIESEKISSSTNTDSVDFALVRESCKTDGYANLIREFTMEAGTSSRTKKEEKQKKKLGLRRLLPGFFSPKDSRKDYKKKESKERKRPDDRHFARYQQNGNYTRSPDTMNLNEDIKRNVKLDNSLNGSIIEERLDEIKRELFPDQGPITSTPDHLARDEDHEGLLRDRSGAPRSYTTDSSLSSIAPDERWNERNAQLGISPDIRKFEQRQKREEFSQRCGQRYGQLERKHSLQEPNHASRPPYFFQRNHAPSGRISAPPSERYLVRPRAIHPMDRPLPAIPHSRTELANYENYLEEQEERQEQIARYGKNAYDKPPEYLNEPGLYENDNPPGLILKSVSAQVKITRQPIVNQNHRAPLVGRSPKYLSSGSSQKSGDYGDSSCTPNSSQKSEFSPSSSKSGEYYLHSPRNSGSPNGREFDEEDSRQEGIYENEKSPSRSSTRCMDERIYDETPASPSPCQENSANAKQLDRSIEDSLDKRVSPSQRTRSRGERPVSPRENLVNEKREDERQAGEANNREESNRGPTSPSGSQGKPISPFGSRQRLPASRRAQPNEQILIASPKRETTCETRIPRPSNDSRRCAIESPVHMTNTPRKLVNVNSVDQRNQDSSPNKDATMTKGTAGANGDFNTEIPRPEPIYGYKSQRNAVVSSPRIHSPENINHRSDNVNRNDGDDRVAWVQAHTSSPQASPQQPSEARTSPLKEVQPNTQKSVHLTESGSKENHHHREQTHHSQNAVASRQVEIQLARNANRVGVEEQSVSQQQESRPETMYVQKICEPMYGQRGTSSINSGPLSPSKQKTRQHLEAFYWQQKALEAHRKSLASPVSASSRQMARKIDLPEVREAVYWQQLKKLDEEQQRRIYEQNLMEESSYCKKNPVRTSTPRQTTIRSPTSVAVPVAHGNPASWSAGNLRCSKSNPIGKPPLMQSQKGQNQPVLIVRPQQAIRDRRDLVPSTPLDLARQEAQRSKSASPHFHRGEGQVVPRKLEVSSIYEQEANDVDGKTVAPPPIFKRGSLIGGECVEYGTAGGAKRVSFSNQSAVGQDLASGSWPTKHGTAPEPPTRRHRSEDSVSDSDSVFLHQERRDVNCLDGTEYDADRPLPPLPKDVASGARSVSIAGPGPARSVAYNEVRWNNGNDPRRAVSPQRVLQQKEEEWNSDGKGRQSNDIGGSGRGEGEAGSNEVATGRRGGSGGGVGSGVGGGGGGGGSVLGVGGGGSVGGGSGGRSGSGGGGRSRDEPRRHTLGGDHQPSLHHQQFNAAQQLHPLHPHHLPPPHGQYGTPPTRHTTMDLEMGTKSRQRKSPLPRGYPPPSSTMLFDDDPGIMSEVETSSTGFRRGGKQRSSLPVVRTPSKTLERPLGLVFLQYRNETKRALLPNEITSIDTVKALFVRSFPKQLTMEYLDSPHVKVYIHDSNKDMFYELEDLRSHLRDIRDRSVLRLFESTDGVTGMPGPLGIPGTGTGLPPHWEDQSYFSEPEFDSEYQHQHIHKSKTAKNSTSGNSGYYVGGSSTLPRGGQLMRAYSTAASSVVGGPNATPTQPKPLATPGGGGVPPAKPLRSYQCGKSPLGSLGGSARFSRDSSVSLYSIADRLHGESGYMSSPERGGGVGSGTGRYPPGPYSAGSSYEDPYYSQYSGTVTPVIDEEASDTELLEESYSLYGVKPPGRPPSGPPRSPFPPGAPPPLPSGGQSYDATRIRVEHMERQLANLTGLVQKALTHAPHTSPSPRDYLQVPAGRDPYARGPDDSYLRTDVKPPKLGKDKSVSFEKSVSFSDEPPDMNSPKQHSPQHAADTKPTKPAIKSSTLPRMSSQERDRHKPTPPPKPAALVAGQYVYRDMALTPEMYNQLRGLQKKAKDLRQEVRNLRRMSQAQAHTIRETILDTFITIRTMLLSCGDAAWDAEKIRLSREEDLYRQEMLRLVKDLTELENTVEELRGNVINRKTRVNMSDVENMALIMSKSSKTVADLKVRFPSLQEGMKGLLSSEMEMVVRAEKFLKEEPERLESALKRCKKLTSTLVTLKRLASVQEQRLPNAAASVDAEETPPITPTSAQHSKYGWKWSTNFKEAIQTSHEQLPLCQRNALSWGQRASSGEGPTLTSHPPPISSVRRTHSTLC
- the LOC117163125 gene encoding uncharacterized protein LOC117163125 isoform X19 yields the protein MEAAEEIVDENPWNTDARTDRDSTHQTAKSEDQGEQEKVLSIDKVTVEKIVLESAGSREVLLTKNETSLKRKLSIKSEPGKPAFSRSKTNESADSRKFRVSLPEDILAPNSTDICNDAPSKENAESTTTEKRIKPVKLSKSPSIGSIAISLKNLTPTKISRKDWRKDELVADRSENKRKNEPSGKIEEKEERDKDTKEDKDNEIEEIDAKNRLEKSQTNIEVLQQNLNTKIDANTAQKYKKKLLESRENRALKLSDAEPGQEKLASRITFDEEFLQKHNLDKRLKIEEYGLLDVNRESVSTVEEESDSRKRPIYSEKVLEVEKRWSGEFLKNQLDRHSSESSKSSYVEELGSVSSRESEDYDPQTPLFDQRKRRPEFERSIDLPGNRTCEEILADSTLSTVDSDSCLEDRIKSLDEDIREKENERIENDSDNVEVDRRKEIELGASNLWNESVYLLSKEFWNPRNETAKSFTEQPRIESEKISSSTNTDSVDFALVRESCKTDGYANLIREFTMEAGTSSRTKKEEKQKKKLGLRRLLPGFFSPKDSRKDYKKKESKERKRPDDRHFARYQQNGNYTRSPDTMNLNEDIKRNVKLDNSLNGSIIEERLDEIKRELFPDQGPITSTPDHLARDEDHEGLLRDRSGAPRSYTTDSSLSSIAPDERWNERNAQLGISPDIRKFEQRQKREEFSQRCGQRYGQLERKHSLQEPNHASRPPYFFQRNHAPSGRISAPPSERYLVRPRAIHPMDRPLPAIPHSRTELANYENYLEEQEERQEQIARYGKNAYDKPPEYLNEPGLYENDNPPGLILKSVSAQVKITRQPIVNQNHRAPLVGRSPKYLSSGSSQKSGDYGDSSCTPNSSQKSEFSPSSSKSGEYYLHSPRNSGSPNGREFDEEDSRQEGIYENEKSPSRSSTRCMDERIYDETPASPSPCQENSANAKQLDRSIEDSLDKRVSPSQRTRSRGERPVSPRENLVNEKREDERQAGEANNREESNRGPTSPSGSQGKPISPFGSRQRLPASRRAQPNEQILIASPKRETTCETRIPRPSNDSRRCAIESPVHMTNTPRKLVNVNSVDQRNQDSSPNKDATMTKGTAGANGDFNTEIPRPEPIYGYKSQRNAVVSSPRIHSPENINHRSDNVNRNDGDDRVAWVQAHTSSPQASPQQPSEARTSPLKEVQPNTQKSVHLTESGSKENHHHREQTHHSQNAVASRQVEIQLARNANRVGVEEQSVSQQQESRPETMYVQKICEPMYGQRGTSSINSGPLSPSKQKTRQHLEAFYWQQKALEAHRKSLASPVSASSRQMARKIDLPEVREAVYWQQLKKLDEEQQRRIYEQNLMEESSYCKKNPVRTSTPRQTTIRSPTSVAVPVAHGNPASWSAGNLRCSKSNPIGKPPLMQSQKGQNQPVLIVRPQQAIRDRRDLVPSTPLDLARQEAQRSKSASPHFHRGEGQVVPRKLEVSSIYEQEANDVDGKTVAPPPIFKRGSLIGGECVEYGTAGGAKRVSFSNQSAVGQDLASGSWPTKHGTAPEPPTRRHRSEDSVSDSDSVFLHQERRDVNCLDGTEYDADRPLPPLPKDVASGARSVSIAGPGPARSVAYNEVRWNNGNDPRRAVSPQRVLQQKEEEWNSDGKGRQSNDIGGSGRGEGEAGSNEVATGRRGGSGGGVGSGVGGGGGGGGSVLGVGGGGSVGGGSGGRSGSGGGGRSRDEPRRHTLGGDHQPSLHHQQFNAAQQLHPLHPHHLPPPHGQYGTPPTRHTTMDLEMGTKSRQRKSPLPRGYPPPSSTMLFDDDPGIMSEVETSSTGFRRGGKQRSSLPVVRTPSKTLERPLGLVFLQYRNETKRALLPNEITSIDTVKALFVRSFPKQLTMEYLDSPHVKVYIHDSNKDMFYELEDLRSHLRDIRDRSVLRLFESTDGVTGMPGPLGIPGTGTGLPPHWEDQSYFSEPEFDSEYQHQHIHKSKTAKNSTSGNSGYYVGGSSTLPRGGQLMRAYSTAASSVVGGPNATPTQPKPLATPGGGGVPPAKPLRSYQCGKSPLGSLGGSARFSRDSSVSLYSIADRLHGESGYMSSPERGGGVGSGTGRYPPGPYSAGSSYEDPYYSQYSGTVTPVIDEEASDTELLEESYSLYGVKPPGRPPSGPPRSPFPPGAPPPLPSGGQSYDATRIRVEHMERQLANLTGLVQKALTHAPHTSPSPRDYLQVPAGRDPYARGPGAGDEFDKHSSSSSASLPVSQPAVTDDSYLRTDVKPPKLGKDKSVSFEKSVSFSDEPPDMNSPKQHSPQHAADTKPTKPAIKSSTLPRMSSQERDRHKPTPPPKPAALVAGQYVYRDMALTPEMYNQLRGLQKKAKDLRQEVRNLRRMSQAQAHTIRETILDTFITIRTMLLSCGDAAWDAEKIRLSREEDLYRQEMLRLVKDLTELENTVEELRGNVINRKTRVNMSDVENMALIMSKSSKTVADLKVRFPSLQEGMKGLLSSEMEMVVRAEKFLKEEPERLESALKRCKKLTSTLVTLKRLASVQEQRLPNAAASVDAEETPPITPTSAQHSKYGWKWSTNFKEAIQTSHEQLPLCQRNALSWGQRASSGEGPTLTSHPPPISSVRRTHSTLC
- the LOC117163125 gene encoding uncharacterized protein LOC117163125 isoform X21, with product MEAAEEIVDENPWNTDARTDRDSTHQTAKSEDQGEQEKVLSIDKVTVEKIVLESAGSREVLLTKNETSLKRKLSIKSEPGKPAFSRSKTNESADSRKFRVSLPEDILAPNSTDICNDAPSKENAESTTTEKRIKPVKLSKSPSIGSIAISLKNLTPTKISRKDWRKDELVADRSENKRKNEPSGKIEEKEERDKDTKEDKDNEIEEIDAKNRLEKSQTNIEVLQQNLNTKIDANTAQKYKKKLLESRENRALKLSDAEPGQEKLASRITFDEEFLQKHNLDKRLKIEEYGLLDVNRESVSTVEEESDSRKRPIYSEKVLEVEKRWSGEFLKNQLDRHSSESSKSSYVEELGSVSSRESEDYDPQTPLFDQRKRRPEFERSIDLPGNRTCEEILADSTLSTVDSDSCLEDRIKSLDEDIREKENERIENDSDNVEVDRRKEIELGASNLWNESVYLLSKEFWNPRNETAKSFTEQPRIESEKISSSTNTDSVDFALVRESCKTDGYANLIREFTMEAGTSSRTKKEEKQKKKLGLRRLLPGFFSPKDSRKDYKKKESKERKRPDDRHFARYQQNGNYTRSPDTMNLNEDIKRNVKLDNSLNGSIIEERLDEIKRELFPDQGPITSTPDHLARDEDHEGLLRDRSGAPRSYTTDSSLSSIAPDERWNERNAQLGISPDIRKFEQRQKREEFSQRCGQRYGQLERKHSLQEPNHASRPPYFFQRNHAPSGRISAPPSERYLVRPRAIHPMDRPLPAIPHSRTELANYENYLEEQEERQEQIARYGKNAYDKPPEYLNEPGLYENDNPPGLILKSVSAQVKITRQPIVNQNHRAPLVGRSPKYLSSGSSQKSGDYGDSSCTPNSSQKSEFSPSSSKSGEYYLHSPRNSGSPNGREFDEEDSRQEGIYENEKSPSRSSTRCMDERIYDETPASPSPCQENSANAKQLDRSIEDSLDKRVSPSQRTRSRGERPVSPRENLVNEKREDERQAGEANNREESNRGPTSPSGSQGKPISPFGSRQRLPASRRAQPNEQILIASPKRETTCETRIPRPSNDSRRCAIESPVHMTNTPRKLVNVNSVDQRNQDSSPNKDATMTKGTAGANGDFNTEIPRPEPIYGYKSQRNAVVSSPRIHSPENINHRSDNVNRNDGDDRVAWVQAHTSSPQASPQQPSEARTSPLKEVQPNTQKSVHLTESGSKENHHHREQTHHSQNAVASRQVEIQLARNANRVGVEEQSVSQQQESRPETMYVQKICEPMYGQRGTSSINSGPLSPSKQKTRQHLEAFYWQQKALEAHRKSLASPVSASSRQMARKIDLPEVREAVYWQQLKKLDEEQQRRIYEQNLMEESSYCKKNPVRTSTPRQTTIRSPTSVAVPVAHGNPASWSAGNLRCSKSNPIGKPPLMQSQKGQNQPVLIVRPQQAIRDRRDLVPSTPLDLARQEAQRSKSASPHFHRGEGQVVPRKLEVSSIYEQEANDVDGKTVAPPPIFKRGSLIGGECVEYGTAGGAKRVSFSNQSAVGQDLASGSWPTKHGTAPEPPTRRHRSEDSVSDSDSVFLHQERRDVNCLDGTEYDADRPLPPLPKDVASGARSVSIAGPGPARSVAYNEVRWNNGNDPRRAVSPQRVLQQKEEEWNSDGKGRQSNDIGGSGRGEGEAGSNEVATGRRGGSGGGVGSGVGGGGGGGGSVLGVGGGGSVGGGSGGRSGSGGGGRSRDEPRRHTLGGDHQPSLHHQQFNAAQQLHPLHPHHLPPPHGQYGTPPTRHTTMDLEMGTKSRQRKSPLPRGYPPPSSTMLFDDDPGIMSEVETSSTGFRRGGKQRSSLPVVRTPSKTLERPLGLVFLQYRNETKRALLPNEITSIDTVKALFVRSFPKQLTMEYLDSPHVKVYIHDSNKDMFYELEDLRSHLRDIRDRSVLRLFESTDGVTGMPGPLGIPGTGTGLPPHWEDQSYFSEPEFDSEYQHQHIHKSKTAKNSTSGNSGYYVGGSSTLPRGGQLMRAYSTAASSVVGGPNATPTQPKPLATPGGGGVPPAKPLRSYQCGKSPLGSLGGSARFSRDSSVSLYSIADRLHGESGYMSSPERGGGVGSGTGRYPPGPYSAGSSYEDPYYSQYSGTVTPVIDEEASDTELLEESYSLYGVKPPGRPPSGPPRSPFPPGAPPPLPSGGQSYDATRIRVEHMERQLANLTGLVQKALTHAPHTSPSPRDYLQVPAGRDPYARGPGAGDEFDKHSSSSSASLPVSQPAVTDDSYLRTDVKPPKLGKDKSVSFEKSVSFSDEPPDMNSPKQHSPQHAADTKPTKPAIKSSTLPRMSSQERDRHKPTPPPKPAALVAGQYVYRDMALTPEMYNQLRGLQKKAKDLRQEVRNLRRMSQAQAHTIRETILDTFITIRTMLLSCGDAAWDAEKIRLSREEDLYRQEMLRLVKDLTELENTVEELRGNVINRKTRVNMSDVENMALIMSKSSKTVADLKVRFPSLQEGMKGLLSSEMEMVVRAEKFLKEEPERLESALKRCKKLTSTLVTLKRLASVQEQRLPNAAASVDAEETPPITPTSAQHSKLTNTGRQQSMPNVKEPQTSTDL
- the LOC117163125 gene encoding uncharacterized protein LOC117163125 isoform X22 — protein: MEAAEEIVDENPWNTDARTDRDSTHQTAKSEDQGEQEKVLSIDKVTVEKIVLESAGSREVLLTKNETSLKRKLSIKSEPGKPAFSRSKTNESADSRKFRVSLPEDILAPNSTDICNDAPSKENAESTTTEKRIKPVKLSKSPSIGSIAISLKNLTPTKISRKDWRKDELVADRSENKRKNEPSGKIEEKEERDKDTKEDKDNEIEEIDAKNRLEKSQTNIEVLQQNLNTKIDANTAQKYKKKLLESRENRALKLSDAEPGQEKLASRITFDEEFLQKHNLDKRLKIEEYGLLDVNRESVSTVEEESDSRKRPIYSEKVLEVEKRWSGEFLKNQLDRHSSESSKSSYVEELGSVSSRESEDYDPQTPLFDQRKRRPEFERSIDLPGNRTCEEILADSTLSTVDSDSCLEDRIKSLDEDIREKENERIENDSDNVEVDRRKEIELGASNLWNESVYLLSKEFWNPRNETAKSFTEQPRIESEKISSSTNTDSVDFALVRESCKTDGYANLIREFTMEAGTSSRTKKEEKQKKKLGLRRLLPGFFSPKDSRKDYKKKESKERKRPDDRHFARYQQNGNYTRSPDTMNLNEDIKRNVKLDNSLNGSIIEERLDEIKRELFPDQGPITSTPDHLARDEDHEGLLRDRSGAPRSYTTDSSLSSIAPDERWNERNAQLGISPDIRKFEQRQKREEFSQRCGQRYGQLERKHSLQEPNHASRPPYFFQRNHAPSGRISAPPSERYLVRPRAIHPMDRPLPAIPHSRTELANYENYLEEQEERQEQIARYGKNAYDKPPEYLNEPGLYENDNPPGLILKSVSAQVKITRQPIVNQNHRAPLVGRSPKYLSSGSSQKSGDYGDSSCTPNSSQKSEFSPSSSKSGEYYLHSPRNSGSPNGREFDEEDSRQEGIYENEKSPSRSSTRCMDERIYDETPASPSPCQENSANAKQLDRSIEDSLDKRVSPSQRTRSRGERPVSPRENLVNEKREDERQAGEANNREESNRGPTSPSGSQGKPISPFGSRQRLPASRRAQPNEQILIASPKRETTCETRIPRPSNDSRRCAIESPVHMTNTPRKLVNVNSVDQRNQDSSPNKDATMTKGTAGANGDFNTEIPRPEPIYGYKSQRNAVVSSPRIHSPENINHRSDNVNRNDGDDRVAWVQAHTSSPQASPQQPSEARTSPLKEVQPNTQKSVHLTESGSKENHHHREQTHHSQNAVASRQVEIQLARNANRVGVEEQSVSQQQESRPETMYVQKICEPMYGQRGTSSINSGPLSPSKQKTRQHLEAFYWQQKALEAHRKSLASPVSASSRQMARKIDLPEVREAVYWQQLKKLDEEQQRRIYEQNLMEESSYCKKNPVRTSTPRQTTIRSPTSVAVPVAHGNPASWSAGNLRCSKSNPIGKPPLMQSQKGQNQPVLIVRPQQAIRDRRDLVPSTPLDLARQEAQRSKSASPHFHRGEGQVVPRKLEVSSIYEQEANDVDGKTVAPPPIFKRGSLIGGECVEYGTAGGAKRVSFSNQSAVGQDLASGSWPTKHGTAPEPPTRRHRSEDSVSDSDSVFLHQERRDVNCLDGTEYDADRPLPPLPKDVASGARSVSIAGPGPARSVAYNEVRWNNGNDPRRAVSPQRVLQQKEEEWNSDGKGRQSNDIGGSGRGEGEAGSNEVATGRRGGSGGGVGSGVGGGGGGGGSVLGVGGGGSVGGGSGGRSGSGGGGRSRDEPRRHTLGGDHQPSLHHQQFNAAQQLHPLHPHHLPPPHGQYGTPPTRHTTMDLEMGTKSRQRKSPLPRGYPPPSSTMLFDDDPGIMSEVETSSTGFRRGGKQRSSLPVVRTPSKTLERPLGLVFLQYRNETKRALLPNEITSIDTVKALFVRSFPKQLTMEYLDSPHVKVYIHDSNKDMFYELEDLRSHLRDIRDRSVLRLFESTDGVTGMPGPLGIPGTGTGLPPHWEDQSYFSEPEFDSEYQHQHIHKSKTAKNSTSGNSGYYVGGSSTLPRGGQLMRAYSTAASSVVGGPNATPTQPKPLATPGGGGVPPAKPLRSYQCGKSPLGSLGGSARFSRDSSVSLYSIADRLHGESGYMSSPERGGGVGSGTGRYPPGPYSAGSSYEDPYYSQYSGTVTPVIDEEASDTELLEESYSLYGVKPPGRPPSGPPRSPFPPGAPPPLPSGGQSYDATRIRVEHMERQLANLTGLVQKALTHAPHTSPSPRDYLQVPAGRDPYARGPGAGDEFDKHSSSSSASLPVSQPAVTDDSYLRTDVKPPKLGKDKSVSFEKSVSFSDEPPDMNSPKQHSPQHAADTKPTKPAIKSSTLPRMSSQERDRHKPTPPPKPAALVAGQYVYRDMALTPEMYNQLRGLQKKAKDLRQEVRNLRRMSQAQAHTIRETILDTFITIRTMLLSCGDAAWDAEKIRLSREEDLYRQEMLRLVKDLTELENTVEELRGNVINRKTRVNMSDVENMALIMSKSSKTVADLKVRFPSLQEGMKGLLSSEMEMVVRAEKFLKEEPERLESALKRCKKLTSTLVTLKRLASVQEQRLPNAAASVDAEETPPITPTSAQHSKYGWKWSTNFKEAIQTSHD